The Rhodothermales bacterium genomic sequence AAGGGTTTCCCCGGTCACCCTTGCGGCGGGTGTCGCTGGCCGCTTTGTGGCCGAAACGGCCATGACAATGCTTCGGAATAAAGAATTATCACCATTAGGCCTTTTAATCCAGTCAATCGGGGTGGAGCCAGCGCCCCACCCCGAAGGGTTTCCTAGTTCATCAGCCCGCGCTCGGCGAAGCTCGTGTAGGCACGACCTGTGATGATGAGGTGATCGTGGATCGGGATACCGAGGATCTTGCCGGCTTCTACCAATTGCCTCGTGATGCGGATGTCCTCGCGGCTCGGCTCGGGATTGCCGGAGGGATGGTTGTGGCAGCAGACGATCGCGGCAGCATTGGAGAGAATCGCGGCCTGGAATACCATCCGCGGCTCGACGATCGAGGCGGCGAGGCCTCCGCGGGTCAGATGGACGATGTTGATGACTACGTTAGCTGTATTCAGATTTACCGTGAGGAATTCTTCGGCGGCGCACTCATCGAAGTACGGAGCAACAACCCGGGCGACATCTTCAGGGCTATGCACCTGGATTCGGGGCTGAAAACTGTGCGCGACATCGCGAACGAGGCGGACCTGGACGACCGGGGCGCCGTCGAAGGCGAGCTCAAGCTGATGGGTTTCATTCAATCGGGGGAGAGGGGCGGTGTTCATGGCGGCTTACTCCGAAAGACCTGGGGACCGCGACCTTCGCGGCCTTCCGGGAGCCGTCAATGGGGTAGGGATGCCGGCGCAAGCATCCCGCAGCGAAGCGGAGGGACTTGACAGGGCGACGCGTCTTTTTTGCCTCGCGAGGAATTGGACACGCCGCAGGCGGGGACAAGGGGAAAAAAGAGGTGGCGCCCTGTTGCTGCGCCGGCGTCCCTGCCCCAGGCTCTCCGGAGGAAGGCCGCGCGGGTCGCGGGCGCAGGTGTGAAAGTCCGCCAGGGATGCCGCCGCAAACCGGTGGAATAAAAAAATCAAGCGGGCGACATTTGGCCGGCAACTCCGCGACGTTTCGTGGATCTTTATCATCATGATGCAGCCTTCAGCCCAACCATCCATCATGCCCATGACACCCCATTCGCTCCTCTCACGCCGGCGCTTTCTCGGTCAATCGATCAGCGCGCTCGGCATCAGCGCCCTCTATCCGCTACTTCCCGCCAGTCGCGCCTCGGGCCCCGAACCCGCCGTTCCCATGAGGCTCCTGCAGCACGAAATCGGCATCAGTCTCTACGACACGTTTGACCTCCTCGTGGATTGGAACGTCGATGCGGTGGAGCTCTCCGGCAACCTCGGCGTCGATACCGACCTCTGGAAATTCCTGATCCGCACCTGGCGAATCGTACCGAGTGGCGACCAGGTGGCCCTGGCCGACCTCGAGGGCGACGCCCTCGCACAAAAACTCACCTTCAGCGAAGCCGTCGAAAACACCCGTCTTATACTACGCGGGTTACCCGAGGGCACCTACGACAGCCGCGAGCAGGTGCTGCGGATGGCCGACCGGCTCAACGGGATCGCCCGGAGCCTTGCGCCACACGGCATGCAACTCGGCGTCGCGAGCCAGCGGAGCAGCTTCGTCCCCTACAGCGGTGAACTCGCCTGGAATATCCTCGCCGACCACACCGACGAGACGATCGCCCTCCAG encodes the following:
- a CDS encoding JAB domain-containing protein — encoded protein: MNTAPLPRLNETHQLELAFDGAPVVQVRLVRDVAHSFQPRIQVHSPEDVARVVAPYFDECAAEEFLTVNLNTANVVINIVHLTRGGLAASIVEPRMVFQAAILSNAAAIVCCHNHPSGNPEPSREDIRITRQLVEAGKILGIPIHDHLIITGRAYTSFAERGLMN